A window from Pseudooceanicola algae encodes these proteins:
- a CDS encoding DUF4396 domain-containing protein, with protein MDMLLDFVSGPWFITLWLALMLPSLLVLILDLHYRNSHLMPLMKLVWGLSVAYSGPIGLGIYWVAGRKEISNDSDWRRAFRSVAHCYSGCGLGEITGVAIAVGLLQAGNTVTAAVTFALAYIFGFGLTVGPEIQGGTDFRQAIADAFKAETPSIAVMEIVAIGVDLSLAGSAGMGEWVFWSSLVISLSCGLFAAWPVNYWLIRKGVKEGMMDPRMTDHGSGDENEGCEGHGQHAH; from the coding sequence ATGGACATGCTTCTCGATTTCGTCTCCGGTCCCTGGTTCATCACCCTATGGCTGGCCCTGATGCTGCCGTCCCTGCTGGTGTTGATCCTGGACCTGCACTACCGCAACAGCCACCTGATGCCGCTGATGAAACTGGTCTGGGGGCTGAGCGTCGCCTACTCCGGTCCCATCGGGCTTGGCATCTATTGGGTCGCGGGCCGCAAGGAAATCTCAAACGATAGCGACTGGCGTCGGGCCTTTCGGTCCGTGGCACATTGCTATTCCGGCTGCGGGTTGGGCGAAATCACCGGGGTCGCGATTGCCGTGGGTCTGTTGCAGGCCGGCAATACGGTCACGGCAGCGGTGACCTTTGCGCTGGCCTATATCTTTGGCTTCGGCCTGACCGTCGGGCCCGAGATCCAGGGCGGTACAGATTTCCGCCAGGCGATAGCCGATGCCTTCAAGGCCGAGACCCCCTCCATCGCGGTGATGGAGATCGTCGCCATCGGCGTGGACCTCAGCCTTGCCGGCAGCGCCGGAATGGGCGAGTGGGTCTTCTGGTCCTCGCTGGTGATCTCGCTCAGTTGCGGCTTGTTCGCCGCCTGGCCCGTGAATTACTGGCTGATCCGCAAGGGCGTGAAAGAGGGCATGATGGATCCGCGCATGACCGATCATGGGTCCGGCGACGAAAATGAGGGATGCGAAGGGCACGGACAGCACGCCCATTGA
- a CDS encoding DsbE family thiol:disulfide interchange protein, with amino-acid sequence MAVKPLMILPPMIFAGLAGLFFLGMQREDPDQLPSAMTGKPAPVVQLDNLGDLPVFSPDETLADGEVKLVNFWASWCAPCRVEHPNLIALAEDRGIPIYGVNYKDQPGAAQGFLAELGNPYLAVGADTSGRAGIEWGLYGVPETFVVDGEGRIVERFAGPVTQRVLEGTINPALERAAE; translated from the coding sequence ATGGCCGTTAAGCCACTGATGATATTGCCACCGATGATCTTTGCCGGATTGGCGGGCCTGTTCTTTCTGGGCATGCAGCGGGAAGATCCGGATCAATTGCCAAGCGCGATGACCGGCAAACCGGCCCCGGTCGTTCAACTGGACAATCTTGGGGATCTGCCGGTCTTTTCGCCGGATGAGACCCTCGCGGATGGCGAGGTCAAACTGGTCAATTTCTGGGCCAGCTGGTGCGCGCCCTGTCGGGTCGAGCATCCCAACCTTATCGCGCTTGCCGAGGATCGCGGCATCCCGATCTATGGCGTGAACTACAAGGATCAGCCCGGCGCGGCACAGGGATTTCTGGCCGAGCTGGGCAATCCCTATCTTGCCGTGGGCGCGGACACCTCGGGTCGCGCCGGCATCGAATGGGGTCTTTACGGCGTGCCGGAAACCTTCGTCGTGGACGGAGAAGGGCGCATCGTGGAACGCTTTGCGGGGCCGGTGACGCAGAGGGTGCTGGAAGGCACGATCAACCCCGCCCTTGAACGGGCCGCCGAATAG
- the ccmD gene encoding heme exporter protein CcmD has translation MIPDLGKYAVTVLSAYGVSLLLLAVICGASIWRARRVKAALRVVEERIKNGR, from the coding sequence ATGATACCCGACCTGGGAAAATACGCGGTCACGGTGCTAAGCGCCTATGGCGTCTCCCTGCTGCTTCTGGCGGTGATCTGCGGCGCCAGCATCTGGCGCGCGCGACGGGTCAAGGCGGCCCTGCGCGTCGTCGAAGAAAGGATCAAGAATGGCCGTTAA